TATATGTTAGTattgtattatattcataGATTCTTTATAAATCcaattgtttttttttttttttttatttaatatatataaatattatatatattactatttaacatatttgcatccttttatatattaatcaaaaaaaaatagtaaaGTTATTAAGATGGAgagtaaaaaaaattgtattattttttcgTTGTATAGTGATAATAAGAACCAAAAAGGAACATTACgttatatttcttttaaacTCATTTGCTTAAGTTTATATGTAATTGGATTTTActatgtttttataaatgtaagttggtgatatattttttttttattattataattaattattttttttttatataaattaatttactataaaatatatgttatatgtatatatgttttataattttttttttttatgtagACATCTTTAGAGAACAAGGGCTTACAAATTGTTAATATTAGCAATGTATATGAACGAAATTTAAGTGAAGCagaaaaaaatagtaaCGGTTCACAAAGGAAAAGAAATTTAAAActtaaaaatgaaga
The sequence above is drawn from the Plasmodium gaboni strain SY75 chromosome Unknown, whole genome shotgun sequence genome and encodes:
- a CDS encoding exported protein (PHISTa), yielding MESKKNCIIFSLYSDNKNQKGTLRYISFKLICLSLYVIGFYYVFINTSLENKGLQIVNISNVYERNLSEAEKNSNGSQRKRNLKLKNEDVNKTK